A window of the Vigna angularis cultivar LongXiaoDou No.4 chromosome 3, ASM1680809v1, whole genome shotgun sequence genome harbors these coding sequences:
- the LOC108324191 gene encoding uncharacterized protein LOC108324191 isoform X3, whose product MSAFMSISHNLKPSILVSPSLHHSSSFPILLSSKQPFSLTHPLNLTRRLFLPSVSGIWDALTGASNNAREAVLAIRRGMSLFRQGDVSGSLVEFDKAIQLDPRQKAYLWQRGLSLYYLNRFEEGAEQFRFDVAQNPNDTEESIWCFLCEAQLYGVDEARKRFLEVGIDPRPVMREAYNMFKDGGDPEKLHSLVEEIVSIFMLHYMLGFITNLRMK is encoded by the exons ATGTCAGCCTTCATGTCCATTTCCCACAACCTTAAACCCTCGATATTGGTGTCTCCTTCTCTTCACCACTCTTCCTCATTCCCAATACTATTGTCTTCCAAACAACCCTTCTCTCTCACTCATCCTTTAAACCTCACACGAAGACTCTTCCTTCCCTCGGTTTCCGGCATCTGGGACGCTCTCACCGGCGCCAGTAACAATGCCCGTGAAGCCGTTCTCGCAATTCGACGCGGAATGTCTCTTTTCCGTCAG GGTGATGTTTCGGGGTCTCTTGTGGAGTTCGACAAGGCAATTCAGTTGGATCCTCGTCAAAAGGCGT ATCTTTGGCAAAGGGGCTTGTCACTTTACTACCTTAATCG ATTTGAAGAGGGAGCTGAGCAGTTTCGATTTGATGTTGCGCAAAATCCAAATGACACGGAAGAGTCCATATGGTGCTTTCTGTGTGAAGCTCAACTATATGGAGTGGATGAAGCAAGGAAGCGATTTCTTGAG GTTGGCATAGACCCGAGGCCAGTCATGCGAGAAGCATATAACATGTTCAAAGATGGTGGGGATCCTGAAAAG CTGCATTCTCTGGTGGAAGAGATAGTGAGTATTTTTATGCTTCATTATATGCTGGGCTTTATTACGAATCTCAG AATGAAATAG
- the LOC108324191 gene encoding uncharacterized protein LOC108324191 isoform X2, whose product MSAFMSISHNLKPSILVSPSLHHSSSFPILLSSKQPFSLTHPLNLTRRLFLPSVSGIWDALTGASNNAREAVLAIRRGMSLFRQGDVSGSLVEFDKAIQLDPRQKAYLWQRGLSLYYLNRFEEGAEQFRFDVAQNPNDTEESIWCFLCEAQLYGVDEARKRFLEVGIDPRPVMREAYNMFKDGGDPEKLHSLVEEIVSIFMLHYMLGFITNLSNDFSMGRMK is encoded by the exons ATGTCAGCCTTCATGTCCATTTCCCACAACCTTAAACCCTCGATATTGGTGTCTCCTTCTCTTCACCACTCTTCCTCATTCCCAATACTATTGTCTTCCAAACAACCCTTCTCTCTCACTCATCCTTTAAACCTCACACGAAGACTCTTCCTTCCCTCGGTTTCCGGCATCTGGGACGCTCTCACCGGCGCCAGTAACAATGCCCGTGAAGCCGTTCTCGCAATTCGACGCGGAATGTCTCTTTTCCGTCAG GGTGATGTTTCGGGGTCTCTTGTGGAGTTCGACAAGGCAATTCAGTTGGATCCTCGTCAAAAGGCGT ATCTTTGGCAAAGGGGCTTGTCACTTTACTACCTTAATCG ATTTGAAGAGGGAGCTGAGCAGTTTCGATTTGATGTTGCGCAAAATCCAAATGACACGGAAGAGTCCATATGGTGCTTTCTGTGTGAAGCTCAACTATATGGAGTGGATGAAGCAAGGAAGCGATTTCTTGAG GTTGGCATAGACCCGAGGCCAGTCATGCGAGAAGCATATAACATGTTCAAAGATGGTGGGGATCCTGAAAAG CTGCATTCTCTGGTGGAAGAGATAGTGAGTATTTTTATGCTTCATTATATGCTGGGCTTTATTACGAATCTCAG TAATGATTTTTCCATGGGTAGAATGAAATAG
- the LOC108325392 gene encoding F-box protein PP2-B15, which produces MDSLPDDCVSKILSYTSPHDACRFSMVSSTLRSAADSDLLWQSFCPSDYRRILSRALHPHTLDSSSYKHLFCSLCHPLLLDGGNMSFKLEKSSGKKSYILSARQLSITWSSDPLYWCWRTVPESRFKEVAELRMVSWLEIRGEIWTRILTANTWYAVYLIMKISHREYGLDRVACEVSVAVGEKVQSGKVYLCEKDEKKGKKGRVLKMEEEEVMGVAAKREDGWMEIKVGEFFSGENDEHVTMSLMEVGYQLKGGLVVEGIEVRPKHHHS; this is translated from the exons ATGGATTCGTTGCCGGATGATTGTGTTTCAAAGATCTTGTCGTACACATCTCCACATGACGCATGTAGATTCTCAATGGTGTCTTCAACCCTCCGTTCAGCCGCTGACTCTGACCTCCTATGGCAAAGCTTCTGTCCCTCTGATTATCGTCGCATTCTATCAAGGGCTCTTCATCCCCACACCCTTGATTCCTCTTCTTACAAACACCTCTTCTGTTCTCTCTGTCATCCACTTCTCCTAGATGGCGGCAACATG AGCTTCAAATTAGAGAAGTCTTCAGGTAAAAAATCGTACATCCTATCCGCTAGACAATTGTCGATAACGTGGAGCAGTGACCCCTTGTACTGGTGCTGGAGAACGGTCCCAGAATCAag ATTCAAAGAAGTGGCAGAGCTGAGAATGGTAAGCTGGTTAGAAATTCGGGGGGAAATATGGACGCGGATTCTAACAGCGAACACGTGGTATGCGGTTTATCTGATAATGAAAATTTCGCACCGCGAGTACGGGCTTGATCGGGTGGCGTGTGAGGTGAGTGTTGCAGTGGGGGAGAAAGTGCAGAGTGGGAAGGTTTATCTGTGCGAGAAAGATGAGAAAAAGGGTAAGAAGGGGAGGGTgttgaagatggaagaagaggAAGTTATGGGAGTTGCAGCAAAAAGAGAAGATGGGTGGATGGAAATCAAGGTGGGTGAGTTCTTCAGTGGTGAAAATGACGAACACGTTACGATGAGTTTGATGGAGGTAGGTTACCAGTTGAAGGGAGGACTTGTCGTCGAAGGCATCGAAGTTAGACCCAAACATCATCATTCTTAA
- the LOC108324191 gene encoding uncharacterized protein LOC108324191 isoform X1 — MSAFMSISHNLKPSILVSPSLHHSSSFPILLSSKQPFSLTHPLNLTRRLFLPSVSGIWDALTGASNNAREAVLAIRRGMSLFRQGDVSGSLVEFDKAIQLDPRQKAYLWQRGLSLYYLNRFEEGAEQFRFDVAQNPNDTEESIWCFLCEAQLYGVDEARKRFLEVGIDPRPVMREAYNMFKDGGDPEKLVAAFSGGRDSEYFYASLYAGLYYESQNEIDAAKVHIVAACQSSYGQRSDDYMAALSKVHCQCRNWVFN, encoded by the exons ATGTCAGCCTTCATGTCCATTTCCCACAACCTTAAACCCTCGATATTGGTGTCTCCTTCTCTTCACCACTCTTCCTCATTCCCAATACTATTGTCTTCCAAACAACCCTTCTCTCTCACTCATCCTTTAAACCTCACACGAAGACTCTTCCTTCCCTCGGTTTCCGGCATCTGGGACGCTCTCACCGGCGCCAGTAACAATGCCCGTGAAGCCGTTCTCGCAATTCGACGCGGAATGTCTCTTTTCCGTCAG GGTGATGTTTCGGGGTCTCTTGTGGAGTTCGACAAGGCAATTCAGTTGGATCCTCGTCAAAAGGCGT ATCTTTGGCAAAGGGGCTTGTCACTTTACTACCTTAATCG ATTTGAAGAGGGAGCTGAGCAGTTTCGATTTGATGTTGCGCAAAATCCAAATGACACGGAAGAGTCCATATGGTGCTTTCTGTGTGAAGCTCAACTATATGGAGTGGATGAAGCAAGGAAGCGATTTCTTGAG GTTGGCATAGACCCGAGGCCAGTCATGCGAGAAGCATATAACATGTTCAAAGATGGTGGGGATCCTGAAAAG CTTGTAGCTGCATTCTCTGGTGGAAGAGATAGTGAGTATTTTTATGCTTCATTATATGCTGGGCTTTATTACGAATCTCAG AATGAAATAGATGCTGCCAAAGTTCATATAGTTGCTGCATGCCAGTCTTCTTATGGGCAAAG GTCTGATGATTATATGGCAGCTCTTTCCAAGGTTCACTGTCAATGTCGGAATTGGGTGTTCAACTAA